One genomic window of Pirellulales bacterium includes the following:
- a CDS encoding DUF1501 domain-containing protein, which translates to MTHSACTNYLTATHPNRREVLRAGSLGLLGLSLPGLFCGRTQGESSAVSDATFGRAKSCILLFMWGGPAQQETWDLKPNAPADIRGEFQPIATRVPGIEISEHFPQLAQRTDKLAIVRSMTHTNVDHTTATSFLLTGAPSPTDGKLRSDWPHIGAVLARLGRGRGPLPPFVSMRPKLPNEVPRFVEESHGQFAGWLGQSYDPLTIDADPSRDDYHVGDFELPAEVSVGRFDDRRRLLGAVNQSLRERLERDAALGVFDGHYRKAFELLDSATGGDAFDLSREAPELRDRYGRNPHGQSVLQARRLVERGVPLVTVFWPNDGQKNVSVYWDTHNRNFVDLRERLMPPADQAFSALLDDLTSRGLLDETLVIWTGEFGRTPRIGQRNSDAGAGRDGRDHWPGCFSTVLAGGGIRGGQVYGASDKHAAYPAADPVAPVDLVATAYHLLGVNPHQELHDQQGRPLVVCPGTPIHRLMM; encoded by the coding sequence ATGACGCATTCCGCCTGCACGAATTACCTGACGGCTACCCATCCCAACCGCCGCGAGGTGCTGCGCGCCGGAAGCCTGGGGCTGTTGGGCCTATCGCTGCCGGGCCTCTTTTGCGGCCGCACGCAAGGGGAGTCGTCTGCCGTCAGCGACGCAACATTTGGCCGCGCCAAAAGCTGCATCCTGCTTTTCATGTGGGGTGGCCCGGCGCAGCAAGAGACCTGGGACCTGAAACCGAACGCGCCGGCCGATATTCGCGGCGAATTTCAGCCGATTGCCACGCGCGTTCCGGGCATCGAGATCAGCGAGCATTTTCCGCAACTGGCCCAGCGGACCGATAAGTTGGCCATCGTGCGTTCGATGACGCATACGAACGTCGATCACACCACGGCCACGAGTTTTTTGCTCACCGGCGCGCCGTCGCCCACCGACGGCAAGCTGCGCAGCGACTGGCCACACATCGGCGCTGTGCTCGCGCGCCTGGGGCGCGGTCGCGGGCCGCTACCACCGTTTGTGTCGATGCGCCCCAAGCTGCCGAACGAGGTACCGCGCTTCGTTGAAGAGAGCCATGGGCAGTTCGCCGGCTGGCTAGGGCAAAGCTATGACCCACTAACGATCGATGCCGATCCCAGTCGTGACGACTATCACGTCGGCGATTTCGAATTACCGGCCGAAGTCTCGGTCGGTCGCTTCGACGATCGCCGTCGACTGCTGGGCGCGGTGAATCAAAGCTTGCGCGAGCGGCTGGAGCGCGACGCCGCCCTGGGCGTTTTCGACGGGCATTATCGCAAGGCGTTCGAACTTTTGGATTCGGCAACTGGCGGCGATGCTTTTGATCTCTCGCGCGAAGCGCCCGAGCTGCGCGATCGCTACGGGCGAAATCCGCATGGCCAGAGCGTGCTGCAGGCGCGGCGTCTGGTCGAGCGCGGCGTGCCGCTGGTGACCGTGTTTTGGCCCAATGACGGACAGAAGAACGTCAGCGTTTATTGGGACACGCACAATCGCAATTTTGTCGACCTGCGCGAGCGATTGATGCCACCGGCCGACCAGGCTTTCTCCGCGCTGCTCGACGATCTGACGTCGCGCGGCCTATTGGACGAAACGCTCGTGATCTGGACCGGCGAGTTCGGCCGGACACCGCGCATCGGACAGCGCAACAGCGACGCCGGCGCAGGAAGAGATGGTCGCGATCACTGGCCCGGCTGCTTCTCCACGGTGCTGGCCGGCGGCGGAATCCGGGGCGGGCAAGTCTATGGCGCCTCGGACAAGCACGCCGCGTATCCAGCGGCCGATCCCGTCGCTCCTGTCGACCTGGTAGCGACCGCGTATCATTTGCTGGGCGTAAACCCTCACCAGGAACTGCACGATCAGCAGGGACGGCCGCTGGTCGTTTGCCCGGGTACGCCCATCCATCGCTTGATGATGTAG